Proteins from a single region of Geothrix sp. PMB-07:
- the nuoD gene encoding NADH dehydrogenase (quinone) subunit D: MLDGDKMIVNMGPSHPTTHGTLRIVLELQGETITKATPEMGYLHRGVEKLGESLSYQQFIPLTDRLNYCSAIMNNVGYACAVEKLLDIQIPKRAQQIRVLVSELARVADHIVCIGVNAVDIGAFTAFFYLFKQRETVYDLFEMAAGQRLHTSFTRIGGLFRDIPEGFVSATERFLVECTAAIDEMERLLTRNPIWHDRTKGIGVISAEDAVSWGYTGPCLRAAGVPQDLRKAQPYLGYETYDFDIPVGTTGDVFDRYLVRAEEMRQSLRIIRQVLDRLEPGPVMVDDPKVALPSKEKVYTRMESLIHHFKLIMHGMDMPVGEVYSATEAANGELGFYIVSDGGKNPYRIRVRPPCLPIFSSFEEQVKGGLIADAVAVLGAMNIIAGELDR; encoded by the coding sequence ATGCTCGACGGCGACAAGATGATCGTCAACATGGGGCCGTCGCACCCCACCACCCACGGCACCTTGCGCATCGTGCTCGAACTCCAGGGCGAGACCATCACCAAGGCCACGCCGGAGATGGGCTACCTGCACCGCGGCGTCGAGAAGCTGGGCGAGAGCCTCAGCTACCAGCAGTTCATTCCCCTCACCGACCGCCTGAACTACTGCAGCGCCATCATGAACAACGTGGGCTACGCCTGCGCGGTGGAGAAGCTGCTGGACATCCAGATCCCCAAGCGCGCTCAGCAGATTCGCGTGCTCGTTTCGGAGCTGGCCCGCGTGGCCGACCACATCGTGTGCATCGGCGTGAACGCGGTGGACATCGGCGCCTTCACGGCCTTCTTCTACCTCTTCAAGCAGCGCGAGACGGTCTACGACCTCTTCGAGATGGCGGCAGGCCAGCGCCTGCACACCAGCTTCACCCGCATCGGCGGCCTCTTCCGCGACATTCCCGAAGGCTTCGTGTCGGCCACGGAGCGCTTCCTGGTGGAGTGCACTGCCGCCATCGACGAGATGGAGCGCCTGCTCACCCGCAACCCCATTTGGCATGACCGCACCAAGGGCATCGGCGTCATCAGTGCTGAGGATGCCGTGAGCTGGGGCTACACGGGCCCCTGTCTCCGCGCGGCGGGTGTCCCGCAGGACCTCCGCAAGGCCCAGCCCTACCTGGGCTACGAGACCTACGACTTCGACATCCCCGTGGGCACCACGGGCGATGTGTTCGACCGCTACCTGGTGCGCGCCGAGGAGATGCGCCAGAGCCTGCGCATCATCCGGCAGGTGCTGGATCGCCTCGAGCCCGGCCCCGTCATGGTGGACGATCCTAAGGTGGCTCTGCCCTCCAAGGAGAAGGTCTACACCCGGATGGAAAGCCTCATCCACCACTTCAAGCTCATCATGCACGGCATGGACATGCCCGTTGGCGAGGTCTACAGCGCCACCGAAGCCGCCAACGGCGAGCTGGGCTTCTACATCGTCAGCGATGGCGGCAAGAACCCCTACCGCATCCGGGTCCGTCCCCCCTGCCTCCCCATCTTCAGCAGCTTCGAGGAGCAGGTGAAGGGCGGGCTGATCGCCGACGCCGTCGCCGTCCTCGGCGCCATGAACATCATCGCGGGTGAGCTGGATCGCTGA
- a CDS encoding HD-GYP domain-containing protein: MTRPPDLRQVIHTLSDALDLVGVDDVGHGKRVGLMAAECGRAAGLGTEEIARLFDLGMLHDIGVSSTQTRHNLLTTFSSPDVQAHCDIGSGLLSGFPPLASLAPGVKRHHTPWVQLVKEREDPTVAWQANLVFLVDRVDSMAIPHLNEGNTLLPTAELRERIRQRSGLDFNPELVALFLEASRSDAFWFALEPGHGQALLEELRDHRLTYGATLDDLRRLAELFARIVDAKSPFTAEHSLGVAGLASLLAEKLELGETSRAKLEIAGLLHDVGKLRVPNHILDKPGELDAAEREIINTHSFETFQLLRHLHGLEDIAVWAAHHHEEPGGGGYPFQVDASTLPLEARILRIADIFQAMVQDRPYHRGLDKAQAFAFMADLAARGLAEARIVDQLAASPDEAMAAARAGLQRVGN; this comes from the coding sequence ATGACCAGACCACCTGATCTCCGCCAAGTGATCCACACCCTCTCCGACGCCCTGGATCTGGTGGGCGTGGATGACGTGGGTCATGGCAAACGGGTGGGTCTCATGGCCGCGGAGTGCGGAAGGGCGGCAGGGCTGGGGACCGAGGAGATAGCCCGCCTCTTCGACCTGGGCATGCTCCACGACATCGGGGTGTCCTCCACCCAGACCCGGCACAACCTCCTCACCACCTTCTCCTCGCCCGATGTCCAGGCGCACTGCGACATCGGCTCCGGACTGCTCTCCGGTTTTCCGCCTCTGGCCTCCTTGGCCCCAGGCGTGAAGCGCCATCACACGCCCTGGGTCCAGCTCGTCAAGGAGAGGGAAGATCCCACCGTGGCCTGGCAGGCCAACCTGGTCTTCTTGGTGGATCGAGTGGATTCCATGGCCATCCCCCACCTGAACGAGGGCAACACGCTCCTGCCCACGGCCGAACTCCGGGAGCGGATCCGGCAGCGCTCCGGCCTCGACTTCAACCCCGAGCTGGTGGCGCTCTTCCTGGAGGCTTCCCGATCCGATGCGTTCTGGTTCGCCCTGGAACCTGGCCACGGGCAGGCACTGCTGGAGGAACTCCGGGACCACCGCCTGACCTACGGAGCCACCCTGGATGACCTGAGGCGGCTGGCGGAGCTCTTCGCGAGGATCGTCGACGCCAAGAGCCCCTTCACCGCAGAGCACTCCCTGGGCGTGGCCGGGTTGGCGAGCCTGCTGGCCGAGAAGCTTGAGCTCGGGGAGACCAGCCGCGCCAAGCTGGAAATCGCCGGGCTGCTGCACGATGTGGGCAAGCTCCGCGTGCCGAACCACATCCTGGACAAGCCCGGCGAGCTGGATGCCGCCGAGCGCGAGATCATCAACACCCACAGCTTCGAGACCTTCCAGCTGCTCCGCCACCTCCATGGCCTAGAGGACATCGCGGTGTGGGCGGCCCATCACCATGAGGAACCGGGTGGCGGCGGTTACCCCTTCCAGGTGGATGCCAGCACGCTGCCGCTGGAAGCGCGTATTCTCCGCATCGCCGACATCTTCCAAGCCATGGTGCAGGACCGTCCCTACCACCGGGGTCTGGACAAGGCCCAGGCCTTCGCCTTCATGGCGGATCTGGCGGCCAGGGGCCTGGCGGAAGCCCGTATCGTGGATCAGCTGGCAGCCAGTCCGGACGAGGCGATGGCCGCCGCCCGGGCGGGCCTGCAGCGGGTTGGCAACTGA
- a CDS encoding MarR family winged helix-turn-helix transcriptional regulator encodes MHIREELQITKPLEPGHEVALALLLTREYVARLFDEGLYEPEGISDQQFNVLRILKGGPKDGYLVKDIRCRMIYRFADVPRLVNRLEDRGLVKRCENPADRRGSRVQITPKGLALEAKMFGRHNGLCQQVDRCLSVEERDTLLSLLERLRNDHRAQLEAIQNP; translated from the coding sequence ATGCACATCCGCGAAGAACTCCAGATCACCAAGCCGCTGGAGCCGGGCCACGAAGTGGCCTTGGCGCTGCTGCTCACCCGCGAGTACGTGGCACGGCTCTTCGACGAGGGCCTCTACGAGCCCGAGGGCATTTCTGATCAGCAGTTCAATGTGCTCCGCATCCTCAAGGGCGGCCCCAAAGATGGCTACCTGGTGAAAGACATCCGCTGCCGCATGATCTACCGCTTCGCAGATGTGCCCCGCCTGGTGAACCGCCTGGAGGACCGAGGCCTGGTGAAGCGCTGCGAGAACCCTGCCGACCGGCGCGGCAGCCGCGTGCAGATCACCCCCAAAGGACTGGCCCTGGAGGCCAAGATGTTCGGCCGCCACAACGGCCTGTGCCAGCAGGTGGACCGCTGCCTCAGCGTCGAGGAGCGGGATACCCTGCTCAGCCTGCTGGAGCGCCTGCGCAACGACCATCGGGCACAACTGGAGGCGATTCAGAACCCCTGA
- a CDS encoding YceI family protein, with translation MRHSFRTVLAVLALAALPALAAEDTYKIDPVHSEISFKIRHLLAKTSGRFTKFSGTVKVDTADISKSSVEVTIEAASINTDNEGRDKHLKGADFFDVEKFPNITFKSTSVKEVAKGKLEVTGSFTLHGVTKTITFPITNAGTQPGMQPGVTVAGFIDGAVTINRNDYGIKTYPGALGDDVAIALNIEAAKK, from the coding sequence ATGCGCCACTCCTTCCGCACCGTTCTTGCTGTCCTCGCCCTGGCGGCTCTGCCCGCTCTGGCCGCCGAGGATACCTACAAGATCGACCCCGTCCACAGCGAGATCAGCTTCAAGATCCGCCACCTGCTGGCCAAGACCAGCGGTCGCTTCACCAAGTTCAGCGGTACCGTGAAGGTCGACACCGCCGACATCAGCAAGTCCAGCGTGGAGGTCACCATTGAGGCCGCCAGCATCAATACCGACAACGAGGGTCGGGACAAGCACCTGAAGGGCGCGGATTTCTTCGATGTGGAGAAGTTCCCCAACATCACGTTCAAGAGCACCTCGGTGAAGGAAGTGGCCAAGGGCAAGCTGGAAGTCACCGGTTCCTTCACCCTGCACGGCGTGACCAAGACGATCACCTTCCCCATCACCAATGCGGGCACCCAGCCCGGCATGCAGCCCGGTGTCACCGTGGCTGGCTTCATTGACGGCGCCGTGACCATCAACCGCAACGACTATGGCATCAAGACCTACCCCGGCGCCCTGGGCGACGACGTGGCCATCGCGCTGAACATCGAAGCCGCCAAGAAGTAA
- a CDS encoding CDGSH iron-sulfur domain-containing protein, whose translation MSEGFPKVAAEQPAVLDLEPGSYFWCTCGLSAKQPFCDGAHKACDMRPLKVEIQGAGKKAFCQCKHTKTAPFCDGSHCDL comes from the coding sequence GTGAGCGAAGGCTTCCCCAAAGTGGCCGCCGAGCAGCCAGCCGTGCTCGACCTGGAGCCCGGGAGCTATTTCTGGTGCACCTGCGGCCTCAGCGCCAAGCAGCCCTTCTGCGACGGGGCCCACAAGGCCTGCGACATGCGCCCTCTGAAGGTGGAGATCCAGGGGGCCGGGAAGAAGGCCTTCTGCCAGTGCAAGCACACCAAGACGGCGCCGTTCTGCGACGGAAGCCACTGCGACCTCTGA
- the nuoE gene encoding NAD(P)H-dependent oxidoreductase subunit E, with the protein MNHPQPPETSNEPLAPGQRLPESERKELSPEAVAEIQAIMARYPDKLAATLPALHIAQREFGFVSLSAMKAVAKTIGIPEGHVFGVATFYTMYQKAPVGKYHFSVCTNISCALRGAAQLLEKVCEKTGVKPGEGPSADGMWSVEEVECLAGCGVAPCIQVNHDVYDELVDEAKLIEVMEACKRGEYRPWAQ; encoded by the coding sequence ATGAACCATCCCCAGCCCCCCGAGACGTCGAACGAGCCCCTGGCCCCCGGCCAGCGGTTGCCCGAATCCGAGCGGAAAGAGCTCAGCCCCGAGGCCGTGGCCGAGATCCAGGCCATCATGGCCCGGTATCCCGACAAGCTCGCGGCCACGCTGCCGGCCTTGCACATCGCCCAGCGGGAGTTCGGTTTCGTGAGCCTTTCGGCCATGAAGGCCGTGGCCAAGACCATCGGCATTCCCGAAGGCCATGTCTTCGGCGTCGCCACCTTCTACACCATGTATCAGAAGGCGCCTGTCGGGAAATACCACTTCTCGGTGTGCACCAACATCAGCTGCGCCCTGCGCGGGGCCGCCCAGCTGCTGGAGAAGGTTTGCGAGAAGACCGGCGTGAAGCCGGGCGAAGGCCCCAGCGCCGATGGCATGTGGAGCGTGGAGGAAGTGGAGTGCCTGGCGGGCTGCGGCGTGGCCCCCTGCATCCAGGTGAACCACGACGTCTATGACGAGCTGGTGGATGAAGCCAAGCTGATCGAAGTTATGGAAGCTTGCAAACGCGGCGAATACAGGCCCTGGGCCCAGTGA
- the nuoF gene encoding NADH-quinone oxidoreductase subunit NuoF, with product MVAIRTKPDHHTYTFPGFGSEKFPNLMLRGAGDLNNWHLKVYEQQHEGYAAMKKALKMEPVAVTDEVKASGLRGRGGAGFPAGLKWSFMPKDTAERKFTRYLVCNADEGEPGTFKDRVILEYNPHQLIEGMIIGGWAMQCQTGYIYVRGEFLWLIEKLEAAIQEARDAGYLGKNILGTGWDYDLLVHRGAGAYICGEETALLNSLEGRRGEPRVKPPFPAAKGAFGQPTTINNVETLAAVPPIMRMGGAEYAKIGSPKNSGTRIFGVSGHVKRPGIYELPMGTPMNFLVEELCGGTSTGKKIKAIIPGGASCPMLDEKDFDVPMDFDNLKARGSMGGSGGLIVMDESVCMVQATLRLIKFYAHESCGQCTPCREGCNWLEMILYRIEHGEGKMEDLDLITSLTPRIGMRTLCPLGDAACGPVDSALQKFRHEFEHHITHKTCYASGSRLLSTVGVH from the coding sequence ATGGTAGCCATCCGCACCAAGCCTGATCACCACACCTACACCTTCCCCGGCTTTGGCTCGGAGAAGTTCCCGAACCTGATGCTCCGAGGCGCGGGCGACCTGAACAACTGGCACCTGAAGGTCTACGAGCAGCAGCACGAAGGCTACGCGGCCATGAAGAAGGCCCTGAAGATGGAGCCCGTGGCTGTCACTGACGAAGTGAAGGCTTCCGGCCTCCGTGGGCGTGGCGGAGCGGGTTTCCCAGCAGGGCTCAAGTGGTCCTTCATGCCCAAGGACACGGCGGAGCGCAAGTTCACCCGCTACCTGGTGTGCAACGCGGACGAAGGCGAGCCCGGCACCTTCAAGGACCGCGTCATCCTCGAGTACAACCCGCACCAGCTGATCGAGGGCATGATCATCGGCGGCTGGGCCATGCAGTGCCAGACCGGCTACATCTATGTCCGCGGTGAGTTCCTCTGGCTCATTGAGAAGCTCGAAGCCGCCATCCAGGAAGCCCGCGATGCCGGCTACCTTGGCAAGAACATCCTCGGCACCGGCTGGGACTACGACCTCCTCGTGCACCGCGGTGCGGGCGCCTACATCTGCGGCGAAGAGACGGCCCTGCTCAATTCGCTGGAGGGTCGCCGTGGCGAGCCCCGCGTGAAGCCGCCCTTCCCAGCGGCCAAGGGCGCCTTCGGCCAGCCCACCACCATCAACAACGTGGAGACCCTCGCCGCCGTGCCCCCCATCATGCGCATGGGCGGCGCCGAGTACGCCAAGATCGGCTCACCCAAGAACTCCGGCACCCGCATCTTCGGGGTGAGCGGCCATGTGAAGCGCCCCGGCATCTACGAGCTGCCCATGGGCACGCCCATGAACTTCCTGGTGGAGGAGCTCTGCGGCGGCACTAGCACCGGCAAGAAGATCAAGGCCATCATCCCCGGCGGCGCCAGCTGCCCCATGCTCGACGAGAAGGACTTCGACGTTCCGATGGACTTCGACAACCTGAAGGCCCGGGGCTCCATGGGCGGTTCTGGCGGCCTCATCGTTATGGATGAGAGCGTCTGCATGGTGCAGGCCACCCTGCGCCTCATCAAGTTCTACGCCCACGAGAGCTGCGGCCAGTGCACCCCCTGCCGCGAAGGCTGCAACTGGCTGGAGATGATCCTCTACCGCATCGAGCACGGCGAAGGAAAGATGGAGGATCTCGACCTGATCACCAGCCTCACGCCCCGCATCGGCATGCGCACGTTGTGCCCCCTGGGCGACGCCGCCTGCGGTCCCGTGGACTCGGCCCTGCAGAAGTTCCGCCACGAGTTCGAGCATCACATCACCCACAAGACTTGCTACGCCAGCGGCTCCCGGCTGCTGTCCACGGTGGGTGTGCACTAG
- a CDS encoding IS481 family transposase: MVKRVLEEDWTVRDAAESIGISRRRAYRWLARFKTEGPIGLLDRSSQPHRLARSHELGLVVEAVGRRRRGQAAIRIASELGVPRSTVGFWLHKARISKASDLQPKEPDNRYEHAAPGDLLHLDTKKLANFHEVGHRATGIRHHKNRDAGYQVLHVCSDDHSRACYMEVLPDEKKETTASFLQRALLHFQARGVTARKLLTDNGSPYRSKAFKAMREAFGLTHSRTRPYRPRTNGKAERLIQTALREWAYGPTWQSSDERNQALGAWLHFYNHHRPHKALGGQPPVTRLVNLVGTDS; the protein is encoded by the coding sequence ATGGTGAAGCGCGTTCTGGAGGAGGACTGGACGGTCCGGGATGCGGCTGAATCCATAGGAATCAGCAGGCGCAGGGCCTACCGATGGCTCGCTCGGTTCAAAACAGAGGGTCCGATCGGGCTCCTGGATCGCTCCAGCCAGCCGCATCGCCTGGCGCGAAGCCACGAGCTTGGCCTCGTCGTCGAGGCCGTAGGTCGAAGGCGGCGGGGCCAGGCGGCGATCCGGATTGCCTCGGAACTGGGCGTGCCCCGTTCCACCGTGGGCTTCTGGCTCCACAAGGCGCGCATCTCCAAGGCTTCGGACCTCCAGCCCAAGGAACCCGACAACCGCTACGAACACGCGGCCCCCGGCGACCTCCTCCACCTGGACACCAAGAAGCTCGCCAACTTCCACGAAGTGGGCCACCGCGCCACAGGCATCCGCCACCACAAGAACCGCGATGCGGGCTACCAGGTGCTCCATGTCTGCTCGGACGACCACTCGCGGGCCTGCTACATGGAAGTGCTCCCGGACGAGAAGAAGGAGACCACTGCCTCATTCCTCCAGAGGGCGCTGTTGCACTTCCAGGCCCGGGGCGTCACCGCCCGCAAGCTGCTGACCGACAACGGCTCGCCCTACCGGTCCAAGGCGTTCAAGGCCATGCGCGAAGCCTTCGGCCTCACGCACAGCCGCACCCGCCCCTACCGCCCACGGACCAACGGCAAGGCCGAGCGCCTCATCCAGACCGCCCTGCGAGAGTGGGCCTACGGTCCCACCTGGCAGAGCTCAGACGAAAGAAACCAGGCGCTCGGCGCCTGGCTCCACTTCTACAATCACCACAGGCCCCACAAGGCCTTAGGTGGTCAGCCCCCGGTTACCCGGCTGGTCAACCTCGTTGGCACCGACAGCTAG
- a CDS encoding nuclear transport factor 2 family protein, which yields MKTPARLLILPPALLLAACHPGPVAQPGTQPVPSTATTDPGIDAADAKAVRGFLEAYGRKDLDGMMGYLDEDAVFRGSGTPLTKPQIRDFFRVSFQKHANLRVEAEPLKQVQGTLRTRVKVQTEAIWTDTWIFEMKNHKIHAYSLASGKR from the coding sequence ATGAAGACCCCGGCTCGGCTCCTGATCCTCCCCCCGGCCCTGCTTCTGGCAGCCTGCCACCCCGGTCCAGTGGCGCAGCCCGGTACGCAGCCCGTGCCATCCACGGCCACTACGGACCCCGGCATCGACGCGGCGGATGCCAAGGCGGTGCGGGGTTTCCTCGAGGCTTACGGCCGCAAGGACCTCGACGGCATGATGGGGTACCTCGATGAGGACGCCGTGTTTCGCGGCTCCGGCACCCCTCTCACCAAACCCCAGATCCGCGACTTCTTCCGCGTGTCCTTTCAGAAGCATGCGAACCTCCGGGTGGAGGCGGAGCCCCTGAAGCAGGTCCAAGGCACGCTGCGCACCCGCGTCAAAGTCCAAACCGAAGCCATCTGGACCGACACCTGGATCTTCGAAATGAAGAACCACAAAATCCACGCTTACTCGCTGGCTTCGGGAAAACGGTAG
- a CDS encoding serine hydrolase, whose product MSDPEPKVREAAAAALGRQGVGARAAVEPLVSVLGHEDAYLRGVAADALSQIGEAAVPALTRSLGHDNPKVRHSAAIALGRMGAAGRAAAPELMRSLSDSDGMIRYAAVVALGEFGPSAREAGPALTQLLSDREEAVRRAATQALDRVAPDSRRSQLTLPALAATLDRLVPLLMGETHVPGVSIAIIQDRQVTWSKGYGVRRAGSREPVTRDTVFEAASMSKPIFGLVAMQLVDQQRLELDRPLVAYGEERFVPDVPEKRRVTARMVLSHTSGFPNWRPGGEELEGPIPLLFQPGSRFTYSGEGIFYLQRRIEYLTGQPLDQWAERSLFGPLGLTSTGYAWTPALGSRLASGHRDDGSVLTTSAYRHPNAAYTLYTTAEEYARLLVEMLRAEQGRSSLLSRQAAQEMLKHQVAVGSREPMERPGVAQGLQVYWGLGWSLNTTAQGDIAHHSGANSTGFRCFSQFSPSRGTGLVILTNGTQGGELWTRLIAAIGDL is encoded by the coding sequence TTGTCCGACCCCGAGCCCAAGGTGCGAGAGGCGGCCGCGGCGGCTCTGGGTCGCCAGGGAGTGGGTGCGCGGGCCGCTGTGGAGCCCCTGGTGTCAGTCCTCGGGCACGAGGATGCCTACCTGCGGGGGGTCGCTGCAGATGCCCTCAGCCAGATCGGCGAAGCGGCTGTGCCGGCCCTGACCCGATCCCTCGGCCACGACAACCCCAAGGTGCGCCACTCCGCGGCCATCGCCCTGGGCCGCATGGGTGCCGCGGGCCGGGCAGCCGCCCCGGAGCTGATGCGGAGCCTGTCCGACTCCGACGGGATGATCCGGTACGCCGCCGTGGTCGCCCTGGGGGAGTTTGGTCCTTCGGCCCGGGAGGCGGGCCCCGCGCTGACCCAGCTCCTGAGCGATCGGGAGGAGGCGGTGCGCCGCGCCGCCACCCAGGCCCTGGACCGAGTGGCACCGGACAGTCGGCGGTCCCAGCTCACCCTTCCGGCCCTCGCAGCCACCCTCGACCGCCTCGTCCCCCTGCTCATGGGGGAGACGCATGTGCCCGGCGTGTCCATCGCGATCATCCAGGATCGGCAGGTGACCTGGTCCAAGGGCTACGGCGTGCGCCGCGCGGGCTCCCGGGAGCCGGTCACCCGGGACACCGTGTTCGAAGCCGCCTCCATGAGCAAACCGATCTTCGGCCTCGTGGCGATGCAGTTGGTGGATCAGCAGCGGCTGGAGCTGGATCGGCCGCTGGTGGCGTACGGGGAGGAGCGGTTCGTGCCTGACGTGCCGGAGAAGCGACGGGTGACGGCCCGGATGGTCCTGTCCCATACCTCCGGCTTTCCCAACTGGCGGCCCGGCGGAGAAGAGCTGGAGGGGCCCATCCCTCTGCTGTTCCAGCCCGGGTCGCGCTTCACCTATTCCGGGGAGGGGATCTTCTACCTCCAGCGGCGCATCGAATACCTCACCGGCCAGCCTCTGGATCAGTGGGCGGAGCGAAGCCTCTTTGGCCCGCTCGGTCTGACCTCCACCGGGTATGCCTGGACGCCGGCCCTCGGCAGCCGACTCGCTTCGGGCCATCGGGACGACGGCAGCGTGCTTACGACCTCAGCGTATCGGCATCCGAACGCGGCCTACACGCTCTACACCACGGCCGAGGAGTATGCGCGGCTGCTGGTCGAGATGCTGCGGGCGGAACAGGGCCGCTCCTCCCTCCTGTCCCGGCAGGCCGCTCAGGAGATGCTCAAGCACCAGGTCGCGGTGGGCTCCCGCGAGCCGATGGAGCGCCCCGGGGTCGCGCAGGGGCTCCAGGTGTACTGGGGGCTTGGCTGGTCCCTCAACACCACCGCGCAGGGCGACATCGCCCACCACAGCGGGGCCAACAGCACCGGGTTCCGGTGCTTCTCGCAGTTCTCACCGTCCCGGGGTACGGGCCTCGTCATCCTGACCAACGGCACCCAGGGGGGTGAGCTGTGGACCCGTCTCATCGCGGCCATCGGCGATCTGTGA
- the argF gene encoding ornithine carbamoyltransferase, which produces MAVNLKGRSFLTLMDFTPLEVRYLLDLSKDLKAKKRMGVFNYLLKGKNIVLLFEKTSTRTRCAFEVGALEEGAHVTFLDSASSQVGKKESIEDSAKVLGRFYDGIEYRGYKQEVVEALAKHSGVPVWNGLTDTDHPTQILADFLTIEEHVAKPLNKVKLVFCGDIRNNMSYALMYGAAKTGMHMVALGPKELAPDPAVLAAARKAAEETGATIEVTDDVAAAVKDADVLYTDVWASMGEEDQIPERVRLLTPFKVTMEMVQKTGNPDVKFLHCLPAFHDFETKLAKEQKALGHDIREVTDEVFRSRHSVVFDEAENRMHTIKAVMVATIG; this is translated from the coding sequence ATGGCCGTCAACCTCAAGGGTCGCAGTTTTCTCACGCTGATGGATTTCACGCCGCTGGAGGTGCGCTACCTCCTGGACCTGTCCAAGGACCTGAAGGCGAAGAAGCGCATGGGCGTCTTCAACTACCTGCTCAAGGGCAAGAACATCGTGCTGCTCTTCGAGAAGACCAGCACCCGCACCCGCTGCGCGTTTGAAGTCGGTGCGCTGGAAGAAGGCGCCCACGTGACCTTCCTGGATTCCGCCAGCTCCCAGGTGGGCAAGAAGGAATCCATCGAGGACAGCGCCAAGGTGCTGGGCCGCTTCTACGACGGCATCGAGTACCGCGGCTACAAGCAGGAAGTGGTGGAAGCCCTGGCCAAGCACAGCGGCGTGCCCGTGTGGAATGGCCTCACCGACACCGATCACCCCACCCAGATCCTGGCCGACTTCCTCACCATCGAAGAGCATGTCGCCAAGCCCCTCAACAAGGTGAAGCTCGTCTTCTGCGGTGACATCCGCAACAACATGAGCTACGCCCTGATGTACGGCGCCGCCAAGACCGGCATGCACATGGTGGCCCTCGGGCCCAAGGAGCTGGCGCCTGATCCGGCCGTGCTGGCAGCCGCCCGCAAGGCCGCCGAGGAGACCGGCGCCACCATCGAAGTGACCGATGACGTGGCCGCCGCCGTGAAGGATGCCGACGTGCTCTACACCGACGTGTGGGCCAGCATGGGCGAGGAGGACCAGATCCCCGAGCGCGTGCGCCTGCTCACGCCCTTCAAGGTCACCATGGAGATGGTGCAGAAGACCGGCAACCCCGACGTGAAGTTCCTCCACTGCCTGCCCGCCTTCCACGACTTCGAGACCAAGCTGGCCAAGGAGCAGAAGGCCCTGGGCCACGACATCCGCGAGGTCACCGACGAGGTCTTCCGCAGCCGCCACAGCGTGGTCTTCGACGAGGCCGAGAACCGCATGCACACCATCAAGGCCGTGATGGTCGCCACCATCGGCTGA